From the Acidicapsa ligni genome, one window contains:
- a CDS encoding helix-turn-helix domain-containing protein, whose protein sequence is MSMGSFGEDLRMERLNRGIALERITEVTKISPRHLRALEENEFRVLPGGILNKGIVRGYVKVLGLDELDWVSRFQRAYVASGELLEDDRNWIEFAANVGRARVRPRDAATERLKWAGAILLLMLVGLAGFFAVRYFGYRSGWWPTVVPGREAMASVRSSLGMFLKRP, encoded by the coding sequence ATGAGCATGGGAAGCTTTGGAGAAGACCTGCGGATGGAGCGGTTGAACCGCGGCATCGCGCTGGAGAGGATTACCGAGGTTACCAAGATCAGCCCGCGCCACCTGAGGGCGCTGGAGGAGAACGAATTTCGTGTGCTTCCGGGCGGAATTCTGAACAAGGGGATTGTTCGCGGGTACGTGAAAGTTCTTGGACTGGATGAGCTGGATTGGGTATCGCGTTTTCAGCGGGCCTATGTCGCCTCTGGTGAATTGCTGGAAGATGACCGCAACTGGATCGAGTTTGCTGCAAATGTAGGCAGGGCGCGGGTGCGTCCGCGCGATGCGGCTACGGAGCGGTTGAAGTGGGCTGGCGCGATTCTGCTGCTGATGCTGGTTGGACTGGCGGGATTTTTCGCGGTTCGCTATTTTGGGTATCGTTCTGGCTGGTGGCCTACGGTGGTGCCGGGGCGGGAAGCGATGGCCAGTGTTCGATCCAGTCTTGGAATGTTCCTGAAACGCCCTTAG
- the metK gene encoding methionine adenosyltransferase: MSDRFLFTSESVTEGHPDKIADQISDAILDACLEQDPYSRVAAETLTATGLVVIAGEITTKAYVDFQTLVRGVVQSIGYDNALYGFDSNTCAVISTINRQSGDIAQGVDTGGAGDQGMMFGYATNETPELMPAAISLAHKLTKRLSEVRKSGKLSYLRPDGKSQVTVEYDEAGKPVRIDAVVISTQHAEHVGNEELRGDILKHVIQAVLPEEWLDENTKYHINPTGRFVIGGPMGDTGLTGRKIIVDTYGGAGRHGGGAFSGKDPTKVDRSAAYVARYIAKNIVAAKLADRCEVQLAYAIGVAEPVSVLVETFGTGKISSQKITELVRKNFLLTPKGIIDSLNLRRPIYRKTAAYGHFGRNEPDFTWEATDKAATLAEQAGLVAAAK, translated from the coding sequence TTGAGCGATCGTTTTTTATTTACCTCTGAATCTGTGACGGAAGGCCATCCGGATAAGATTGCCGACCAGATCTCCGACGCGATTCTGGATGCCTGCCTCGAACAGGATCCTTACAGCCGTGTAGCTGCGGAAACGCTGACTGCTACCGGCCTGGTGGTTATCGCGGGCGAAATCACAACCAAGGCTTACGTAGATTTTCAAACGCTGGTGCGTGGCGTGGTGCAGTCGATTGGCTACGATAACGCGCTGTATGGGTTCGATTCGAACACCTGCGCGGTGATCTCGACGATCAACAGGCAGTCTGGCGATATTGCCCAGGGTGTGGATACTGGCGGCGCCGGTGACCAGGGCATGATGTTCGGCTATGCCACCAACGAAACTCCGGAACTGATGCCTGCGGCGATTTCGCTGGCGCATAAGCTGACCAAGCGGCTGAGCGAAGTTCGCAAGAGCGGCAAGCTCTCGTATCTTCGTCCGGACGGCAAGAGCCAGGTCACGGTGGAGTATGACGAGGCGGGCAAGCCGGTTCGCATTGACGCTGTGGTGATTTCGACGCAGCACGCGGAGCATGTCGGCAACGAGGAATTGCGTGGCGACATTCTCAAGCATGTTATCCAGGCTGTGCTGCCGGAAGAGTGGTTGGACGAGAACACGAAGTATCACATCAATCCGACGGGACGTTTTGTTATCGGCGGGCCGATGGGCGATACCGGTCTGACCGGGCGCAAGATTATCGTGGATACCTATGGTGGCGCGGGCCGTCATGGCGGCGGCGCATTCAGCGGCAAGGATCCGACAAAGGTCGATCGTTCTGCGGCGTATGTGGCCCGCTATATTGCCAAGAACATTGTGGCTGCCAAGCTGGCGGATCGTTGCGAAGTGCAGTTGGCTTACGCGATTGGAGTTGCGGAGCCGGTGAGCGTGCTGGTGGAGACGTTTGGCACGGGCAAGATCAGTTCGCAGAAGATCACGGAGCTGGTTCGCAAGAACTTCCTGCTGACGCCGAAGGGGATCATCGACAGCCTGAATCTGCGTCGCCCGATCTATCGCAAGACGGCTGCTTACGGGCACTTTGGACGCAACGAACCCGATTTCACCTGGGAGGCCACCGACAAGGCGGCTACCCTGGCGGAGCAGGCTGGGTTGGTAGCTGCGGCCAAGTAG
- a CDS encoding carbonic anhydrase encodes MRRVGIVLLGLCMGAPLLAQQAGAPWGYEGKEGPLNWGKLDPAYKACASGKEQSPIDIRGAHPNRKLQPIEFHYISGTMALVNNGHTIQITPPAGSYIVVDGVRYDLVQFHFHHPGEEAVKGALPDMSLHLVHKSADGRIVVVAVRLNEGNPNAVLAALWQHLPKTVGATDKLTEEMNPAGLLPADRAYWTYEGSLTAPPCTEGVRWLIFKQPVELSRSQLRSFATLYKVNSRLIQATRGRKIQASE; translated from the coding sequence ATGCGTCGTGTCGGGATTGTTCTACTTGGATTGTGCATGGGAGCGCCGTTGCTGGCACAGCAGGCGGGTGCACCGTGGGGCTATGAGGGTAAAGAAGGTCCGCTGAACTGGGGCAAGCTGGACCCCGCTTACAAGGCTTGTGCGTCGGGCAAGGAGCAGTCACCGATCGATATTCGCGGTGCGCACCCGAACAGGAAGCTGCAGCCGATCGAGTTTCACTACATTAGCGGCACAATGGCGCTGGTGAATAACGGACACACGATTCAGATAACTCCGCCGGCGGGGAGTTACATTGTGGTCGACGGTGTGCGCTATGACCTGGTGCAGTTTCATTTTCACCATCCGGGCGAGGAAGCGGTGAAGGGCGCGCTGCCGGATATGTCATTGCACCTGGTGCATAAGAGTGCAGATGGCAGGATTGTGGTGGTTGCTGTCCGGTTGAATGAGGGCAATCCGAATGCTGTGCTGGCGGCGCTGTGGCAGCATCTGCCGAAGACGGTGGGCGCGACGGACAAGCTGACGGAGGAGATGAATCCGGCGGGCTTGTTGCCGGCTGATCGCGCTTATTGGACGTACGAAGGATCGCTGACTGCTCCGCCATGCACGGAAGGCGTGCGCTGGTTGATCTTCAAGCAGCCGGTGGAGCTTTCGCGCAGCCAGTTGCGCAGCTTTGCGACGCTTTACAAGGTCAACAGTCGTTTGATCCAGGCGACGCGTGGACGAAAGATTCAGGCCAGCGAGTAG